The following proteins come from a genomic window of Dromaius novaehollandiae isolate bDroNov1 chromosome 19, bDroNov1.hap1, whole genome shotgun sequence:
- the MYO18A gene encoding unconventional myosin-XVIIIa isoform X6, whose protein sequence is MFNLMKKDKEKDGARKEKKEKKEKKERMSAAELKSLEEMSMRRGFFNLNRASKRESKTRLEISNPIPIKVASGSDLHLTDIDSDSNRGSVILDSGHLSTASSSDDLKVDDGNFKGSVLQRAAKFGSLAKQNSQMIVKRFSFSQRSRDESASETSTPSEHSAAPSPQVEVRALETQLAKHGASPGRPRSPSAASLRARVPELVGKRFPADLRLPAVVPPQPPAPRQLELQRRNTGDFGFSLRRTTMLDRGPDGQVYRRVVHFAEPGAGTKDLALGLVPGDRLVEINGRNVESKSRDEIVEMIRQSGETVQLKVQPILELSELSRCWLRGGEGARRAACEAKTEEQMAAEEAWYETDKVWLVHRDGFSLASQLRADEASLLPEGKAKVKLDHDGAVLEVDEDDVEKANPPSCDRAEDLASLVYLNESSVLHTLRQRYGGNLVHTYAGPTMVIVNPLSSPSMYSEKVMHMFKGCRREDMSPHIYAVAQAAYRSMLMSRQDQAVVLLGSSGSGKTTNCQHLVQYLATIAGSTGKVFSAEKWQALYTILEAFGNSSTSMNGNATRFSQIISLDFDQAGQVASASVQTLLLEKLRVARRPANEATFNVFYYLLACSDSALRTELHFNHLAENNVFGIVPLSKPEEKQKATQQFNKLQAAMKVMGISGDEQKAFWLVLGAIYHLGAAGATKEPLADGADADEAGRKQFARHEWAQKAAYLLGCGLEELSSSVFKHQPKGSLQRSTSFRQGPEDAGLGDGTGPKLSALECLEGMAAGLYSELFTLLISLLNRALKSSQHSLCSVTVVDTPGAQNPALAGQSRGATFEELCHNYAQERLQLLFHQRTCAQELERYKEENIELALADTEPSTPGSVATVDQPSHQALVRSLARTDEARGLLWLLEEEALQPGGTEDTLLERLFSYYGPQEGGKKGHDPLLPSDKPRHFFLGHSSGTNWVEYDATGWLNHVKHNPASQNASVLLQESQKKIISSLFAGRAGSALVLSGSVAGLEGGSQLALRRATSMRKTFTTGVAAVKKKSLCIQIKLQVDALIDSIKKSKVHFVHCFLPKAEGAGGDPRGLPSQRVSGSELDLPAEHCEAGLMQLDVPLLRAQLRGSRLLDALRMYRQGYPDHMVFAEFRRRFDVLAPHLTKKHGRNYIVVDEKRAVEELLESLDLEKSSYHMGLSRVFFRAGCLARLEEQRDEQTSKNITLFQAACRGFLARQLFKKRKIQDLAIRCVQKNIKKNKGVKGWPWWKLFTTVRPLIEVQLTEDQIRGKDEEIQQLKGKLEKVEKERNELRLHSDRLESRITELTSELTDERNAGESASQLLDAETAERLQAEKEMKDLQAKYDALKKQMESMEMEVMEARLIRAAELNGELDDDDSGGEWRLKYERAVREIDFTKKRLQQELEDKLELEQQGKRQLERRLTDLQADSDESQRALQQLKKKCQRLASELQDTKLHLEGQQGRNHDLEKKQRRFDGELAQAHEEAQRERLQREKLSREKDVLVAEAFGLKQLLEDRDADIAGLTQKVEGLEAELQDISSQESKDEASLAKVKKQLRDLEAKAKDQEEELDEQAGTIQMLEQAKLRLEMEMERLRQTHAKEVESRDEEVEEIRQSCQKKLKQMEVQLEEEYEDKQKVLREKRELESKLTAVSDQVNQRDFETEKRLRRDLKRTKALLADAQIMLDHLKNNAPSKREIAQLKNQLEESEFTCAAAVKARKSMEVEIEDLHLQIDDLSKAKAALEEQLSRLQREKNEVQSRLEEDQEDMNELMKKHKAAVAQASRDLAQMNDLQTQLEDVGKEKQELQEKLQGLQSQLEFLEQSMVDKSLVSRQEAKIRELETRLEFERTQVKRLESLATRLKENLEKLTEERDQRAAAESREKEQNKRLQRQLRDVKEEMGELAKKEAEASRKKHELEMDLESLEAANQSLQSDLKLAFKRIGDLQAAIEDEMESDSNEDLINSLQDMVTKYQKRKNKLDGDSDADSELEDRVDGVKSWLSKSKGSSKAVSDDGSLKGSRDGQDGGEPAERPASAASSLSYRKRAGLTDSIGGRGDERTLFSALGERPASPERPRRSARRDAEPRDRAAAVARAFAEASSRAREGLQKRWSLSATDVGKASAASAPVSRASSASWRGPDDEGDDGGSALSFALSSPGSLRSRRPDSRLSLARSRADEAEEGGGGARSPCSPPPLGRSFSVPPRPRSAASSAGGRPAAAPRSYLDPDLEAAIEEVLSYRPLGAARSHPGSDEEEEEEEDGRSVRSARSAILPRAADCPAGGLRRSASALDFCRPPRGKGRHGGSSAESSEEEEPKRKGSKKHAKKAKKKAKKKKKQPSESESSSESSSESSSESSSSSTVSYRSSSSIKKGPGKTGPAAEASAGAGRSGKEKKEEKKRKKQVDSLMMKYLYRPESD, encoded by the exons ATGTTCAACCTGATGAAGAAGGACAAAGAGAAGGATGGGGccaggaaggagaagaaggagaagaaggagaagaaggagcgGATGTCGGCGGCTGAGCTCAAGAGCCTGGAGGAGATGAGCATGCGCCGGGGCTTCTTCAACCTCAACCGGGCCTCCAAGCGGGAGTCCAAGACCCGCCTGGAGATCTCCAACCCCATCCCCATCAAGGTGGCCAGCGGCTCCGACCTGCACCTCACGGACATCGACTCCGACAGCAACCGGGGCAGCGTCATCCTGGACTCGGGGCACCTGAGCACGGCCAGCTCCAGCGACGACCTCAAGGTGGACGACGGCAACTTCAAGGGCTCGGTGCTGCAGCGGGCGGCCAAGTTCGGCTCGCTGGCCAAGCAGAACTCGCAGATGATCGTCAAGCGCTTCTCCTTCTCGCAGAGGAGCCGGGACGAGAGCGCCTCGGAGACCTCGACGCCCTCCGAGCACTCGGCGGCCCCCTCGCCGCAGGTGGAGGTGCGCGCGCTGGAGACGCAGCTCGCCAAGCACGGCGCgtccccgggccgcccccggaGCCCGTCCGCCGCCTCGCTGCGAGCCCGCGTGCCCGAGCTCGTGGGCAAGCGCTTCCCCGCCGACCTGCGGCTGCCGGCCGTggtgcccccgcagccccctgctccccggcagctggagctgcagcggCGCAACACCGGCGATTTCGGCTTCTCCCTGCGCCGCACCACCATGCTGGACCGGGGCCCCGACGGGCAGGTGTACCGGCGCGTGGTGCACTTCGCCGAGCCCGGCGCCGGCACCAAAGACCTGGCGCTGGGGCTGGTGCCGGGCGACCGGCTGGTGGAGATCAACGGGCGAAACGTGGAGAGCAAGTCGCGGGACGAGATCGTGGAGATGATCCGGCAGTCGGGGGAGACGGTGCAGCTGAAGGTGCAGCCCATCCTGGAGCTGAGCGAGCTGAGCCGCTGCTGGCTGCGGGGCGGCGAGggcgcgcgccgcgccgcctgcGAG GCCAAGACGGAGGAGCAGATGGCGGCCGAGGAGGCCTGGTACGAGACGGACAAGGTGTGGCTGGTGCACCGGGATGGCTTCTCCTTGG CGAGCCAGCTCCGGGCGGACGAGGCCAGCCTGCTGCCCGAGGGCAAGGCGAAGGTGAAGCTGGACCATGACGGGGCCGTCCTGGAGGTGGATGAGGACGACGTGGAGAAG GCCAACCCCCCGTCCTGCGACCGCGCCGAGGACCTCGCCAGCCTCGTCTACCTCAACGAGTCCAGCGTGCTGCACACGCTGCGGCAGCGCTACGGCGGCAACCTCGTGCACACCTACGCCGGGCCCACCATGGTCATCGTCAACCCGCTGAGCTCCCCGTCCATGTACTCCGAGAAG GTCATGCACATGTTCAAAGGGTGCCGCCGGGAGGACATGTCGCCGCACATCTACGCCGTGGCGCAGGCCGCCTACCGCAGCATGCTGATGAGCCGCCAGGACCAGGCCGTggtgctgctgggcagcagcggcagcggcaagACCACCAACTGCCAGCACCTGGTGCAGTACCTGGCCACCATCGCCGGCAGCACGGGCAAGGTCTTCTCGG CGGAGAAGTGGCAGGCTCTGTACACCATCCTGGAGGCTTTTGGCAATAGCAGCACCAGCATGAACGGCAACGCCACCCGCTTCTCCCAGATCATCTCCCTGGACTTCGACCAGGCCGGGCAGGTGGCCTCCGCCTCGGTGCAG ACGCTGCTGCTCGAGAAGCTCCGTGTCGCCCGGCGCCCGGCCAACGAAGCCACCTTCAACGTCTTCTACTACCTGCTGGCCTGCTCCGATAGCGCCCTGCG GACCGAGCTTCACTTCAACCACCTGGCAGAGAACAACGTCTTTGGCATTGTGCCACTTTCCAAG CCGGAGGAAAAGCAGAAGGCGACGCAGCAGTTCAACAAGCTGCAGGCCGCCATGAAGGTGATGGGCATCTCTGGCGACGAGCAGAAGGCCTTCTGGCTCGTCCTGGGGGCCATTTACCACCTCGGGGCTGCCGGAGCCACCAAAG AGCCGCTGGCGGACGGAGCCG ACGCCGACGAAG CCGGGAGGAAGCAGTTTGCGCGGCACGAGTGGGCTCAGAAAGCCGCCtacctgctgggctgcggcctggAGGAGCTCTCCTCCTCCGTCTTCAAGCACCAGCCCAAGGGCAGCCTGCAGAGATCCACCTCCTTCCGCCAGGGCCCCGAGGACGCCGGCCTGGGCGACGGCACAG GTCCCAAGCTTTCGGCGCTGGAGTGCTTGGAGGGCATGGCCGCGGGCTTGTACTCGGAGCTCTTCACCCTGCTCATCTCGCTGCTCAACAG GGCCCTCAAGTCGAGCCAGCACTCGCTGTGCTCGGTGACGGTGGTGGACACCCCCGGCGCCCAGAACCCGGCGCTGGCGGGGCAGAGCCGCGGGGCCACCTTCGAGGAGCTGTGCCACAACTACGCCCAGGAGCGCCTGCAGCTGCTCTTCCACCAGCGCACCTGTGCCCAGGAGCTCGAGCGCTACAAGGAG GAAAACATAGAGCTTGCACTGGCTGACACAGAGCCCAGCACCCCGGGCTCTGTAGCCACTGTAGACCAGCCCTCACACCAGGCACTG GTGCGCTCGCTGGCCCGCACGGACGAGGCCCGcgggctgctgtggctgctggaggaggaggcgctGCAGCCCGGCGGCACCGAGGACACCTTGCTGGAGCGGCTCTTCTCCTACTACGGCCCCCAGGAGGGCGGCAAGAAAG GGCACGACCCGCTGCTCCCCAGCGACAAGCCCCGCCACTTCTTCCTGGGCCACAGCTCGGGGACCAACTGGGTGGAGTACGATGCCACGGGCTGGCTCAACCACGTCAAGCACAACCCGGCCTCCCAGAACGCCTCCGTGCTGCTGCAGGAGTCGCAGAA GAAGATCATCAGCAGCCTGTTCGCGGGCCGCGCCGGCTCGGCGCTGGTGCTGTCGGGCTCGGTGgcggggctggagggggggtCCCAGCTGGCGCTGCGCCGGGCCACCAGCATGCGCAAGACCTTCACCACCGGCGTGGCCGCCGTGAAGAAGAAGTCGCTGTGCATCCAGATCAAGCTGCAAGTG GACGCCCTCATCGACAGCATCAAGAAGTCCAAGGTGCACTTCGTGCACTGCTTCCTGCCCAAGGcggagggcgccggcggggacccccggggcctgCCGTCCCAGCGGGTCAGCGGCAGCGAGCTGGACCTGCCGGCGGAGCACTGCGAGGCCGGCCTCATGCAGCTCGATGTGCCGCTGCTGCGCGCCCAGCTCCGGGGCTCCCGCCTGCTCGACGCCCTGCGCATGTACCGCCAAG GTTACCCCGACCACATGGTCTTCGCGGAGTTCAGGCGGCGCTTCGACGTCCTGGCCCCTCACCTGACGAAGAAGCACGGCCGCAACTACATCGTGGTGGACGAGAAGCGG GCGGTGGAAGAGCTGCTGGAGTCGCTGGACTTGGAGAAGAGCAGCTACCACATGGGCCTGAGCCGG gtGTTTTTCCGGGCAGGGTGCCTGGCCAGGCTGGAGGAGCAGCGGGACGAGCAGACGAGCAAGAACATCACGCTGTTCCAGGCGGCGTGCAGGGGGTTCCTGGCACGGCAGCTCTTCAAGAAGAGGAAG ATCCAGGATCTGGCCATCCGCTGCGTGCAGAAGAACATCAAGAAGAACAAGGGGGTGAAGGGCTGGCCCTGGTGGAAGCTGTTCACCACCGTGCGGCCCCTCATCGAGGTGCAGCTCACCGAGGACCAGATCCGCGGCAAGGAC GAAGAGATCCAGCAGCTCAAGGGCAAACTCGAGAAGGTGGAGAAGGAGCGCAACGAGCTCCGGCTGCACAGCGACCGCCTGGAGAGCAGG ATCACGGAGCTGACGTCGGAGCTGACGGACGAGCGCAACGCGGGCGAGTCGGCCTCGCAGCTGCTGGACGCCGAGACGGCCGAGAGGCTGCAGGCCGAGAAGGAGATGAAGGACCTGCAG gccaaGTACGATGCTCTGAAGAAGCAGATGGAGTCCATGGAGATGGAGGTGATGGAGGCCCGGCTCATCCGGGCGGCCGAGCTCAACGGGGAGCTGGACGACGATGACTCAG GTGGCGAGTGGCGGCTGAAATACGAGCGGGCGGTGCGGGAGATCGACTTCACCAAGaagcggctgcagcaggagctggaggacaagctggagctggagcagcagggcAAGAGGCAGCTGGAGAGGAGG CTGACGGACCTGCAGGCCGACAGCGACGAGAGCCAGCGGGCgctgcagcagctgaagaagaAGTGCCAGCGCCTGGCGTCGGAGCTGCAGGACACCAAGCTGCACCTCGAGGGCCAGCAGGGACGCAACCACGACCTGGAGAAGAAGCAGCGGAg GTTCGACGGCGAGCTCGCGCAGGCCCACGAGGAAGCGCAGCGGGAGAGGCTGCAGCGGGAGAAGCTGAGCCGGGAGAAGGACGTGCTGGTGGCCGAGGCCTTCGGCCTCAAGCAGCTGCTGGAG GACAGGGACGCGGACATCGCCGGCCTGACGCAGAAGGTGGAGGGGCTGGAGGCCGAGCTGCAGGACATCTCGTCGCAGGAGTCCAAGGACGAGGCCTCCCTCGCCAAGGTGAAGAAGCAGCTGCGCGACCTGGAGGCGAAGGCCAAGGAccaggaggaggaactggatgAGCAGGCCGGCACCATCCAGATGCTGGAGCAG GCCAAGCTGCggctggagatggagatggagcgGCTGCGGCAGACCCACGCCAAGGAGGTGGAGAGCCGCGACGAGGAGGTGGAGGAGATACGGCAGTCGTGCCAGAAGAAG CTGAAGCAGATGGAggtgcagctggaggaggagtATGAAGACAAGCAGAAGGTGCTGAGGGAGAAGCGGGAGCTGGAGAGCAAGTTAACCGCCGTCAGCGACCAG GTCAACCAGCGGGACTTTGAGACGGAGAAGCGCCTGCGCAGGGACCTGAAGAGGACCAAGGCGCTGCTGGCCGACGCTCAGATCATGCTCGACCACCTGAAGAACAACGCGCCCAGCAAGAGGGAGATCGCCCAGCTCAAGAACCAG ctcGAGGAGTCGGAGTTCACCTGCGCGGCCGCCGTCAAAGCCCGCAAGTCCATGGAGGTGGAAATCGAAGATCTCCACTTGCAGATCGACGACCTCTCCAAGGCCAAGGCGGCG ctggaggagcagctgagCCGGCTGCAGCGGGAGAAGAACGAGGTGCAGAGTCGCCTGGAGGAGGACCAGGAGGACATGAACGAACTGATGAAGAAGCACAAGGCAGCCGTGGCCCAG GCTTCCCGGGACCTGGCGCAGATGAACGACCTCCAGACGCAGCTGGAGGACGTCGGcaaggagaagcaggagctgcaggagaag CTGCAagggctgcagagccagctggagTTCCTCGAGCAGTCCATGGTGGACAAGTCGCTGGTGAGCCGGCAGGAAGCCAAGATCCGCGAGCTGGAGACGCGGCTGGAGTTCGAGCGGACGCAAGTCAAGCGGCTGGAG AGCCTGGCCACGCGCCTCAAGGAGAACCTGGAGAAGCTGACGGAGGAGCGGGACCAGCGGGCAGCCGCCGAGAGCCGCGAGAAGGAGCAGAACAAGCGGCTGCAGCGGCAGCTCCGCGACGTCAAGGAGGAGATGGGCGAGCTGGCCAAGAAGGAGGCGGAGGCCAGCCGCAAGAAGCACGAGCTG GAGATGGACCTGGAGAGCCTGGAGGCCGCCAACCAGAGCCTGCAGTCGGACCTGAAGCTGGCCTTCAAGCGCATCGGGGACCTGCAGGCTGCCATCGAGGACGAGATGGAGAGCGACAGCAACGAGGACCTCATCAACAG tTTGCAGGACATGGTgacaaaatatcagaaaagaaagaataaact CGACGGCGACTCGGACGCGGACTCGGAGCTGGAGGACCGGGTGGACGGCGTCAAGTCGTGGCTCTCCAAGAGCAAAGGCTCCTCCAAAGCGGTCTCGGACGACGGCAGCCTCAAGGGCAGCAG GGACGGGCAGGACGGCGGGGAGCCCGCGGAGCGGCCGGCGTCGGCGGCGAGCTCGCTCAGCTACCGCAAGCGCGCCGGCCTCACCGACTCCATCGGCGGCCGCGGGGACGAGCGGACGCTCTTCTCCGCCCTGGGCGAGCGGCCGGCGTCGCCCGAGCGCCCGCGCCGCAGTGCCCGACGGGACGCCGAGCCCCGGGACCGGGCGGCCGCCGTGGCGCGGGCTTTCGCCGAGGCCAGCAGCCGGGCGCGCGAGGGGCTGCAGAAGCGCTGGTCCCTCTCGGCCACCGACGTGGGCAAAgcctccgccgcctccgccccggTGAGCCGGGCGTCCTCGGCCTCGTGGCGCGGCCCGGACGACGAGGGGGACGACGGCGGCTCGGCGCTGAGCTTCGCCCTCTCCAGCCCGGGCAGCCTGCGGAGCCGCCGGCCCGACTCGCGGCTCTCGCTGGCCCGGAGCCGCGCGGATGAGgcggaggagggcggcggcggtgcccgctCGCCCTGCAGCCCGCCGCCGCTGGGGCGCAGCTTCTCcgtgccgccgcggccgcgcagtgCCGCCTCCAGCGCCGgtggccgccccgccgccgcgccccgctcctACCTCGACCCCGACCTGGAGGCCGCCATCGAGGAGGTGCTCAGCTACCGGCCCCTCGGGGCGGCGCGCTCCCACCCCGGCtccgacgaggaggaggaggaggaggaagacggCAGGAGCGTGCGCAGTGCCCGCAGCGCCATACTGCCGCGCGCCGCCGACTGCCCCGCCGGTGGCCTCCGCCGCTCTGCCTCCGCCCTCGACTTctgccggccgccccgcggcaaGGGCCGGCACGGGGGCAGCTCCGCCGAGTCCTCCGAGGAAGAGGAGCCGAAGAGGAAGGGCTCCAAGAAGCACGCCAAGAAGGCCAAGAAGAAagccaagaagaagaagaagcagccgTCCGAGTCTGAGTCCTCCTCCGAGTCCTCCAGCGAGTCCTCCTCCGAGTCCTCCTCCAGCTCCACCGTCTCCTACCggagcagctccagcatcaaGAAGGGCCCCGGGAAGACGGGCCCGGCCGCGGAGGCAAGCGCCGGAGCGGGGCGCTCCGgcaaggagaagaaggaggagaagaagcGGAAGAAGCAGGTCGACAGCCTGATGATGAAGTAC